Proteins encoded together in one Lathyrus oleraceus cultivar Zhongwan6 chromosome 5, CAAS_Psat_ZW6_1.0, whole genome shotgun sequence window:
- the LOC127083055 gene encoding WRKY DNA-binding transcription factor 70, whose amino-acid sequence MENLGWFPTNGKKAMEEELIRGRDMANQLLEVLTFEDKSNIIRQVKRSTSKSSKVLSKDVAQDLVREVLKSLTNTLLYLNNREDSNDDSIVVRDFSFSTNGHKMEEDLDGAYIELQTLNTKSSKGTKKRKLCSPTWEKTTSVLIDDGHTWRKYGQKMITNTKFFRSYYKCTNNDQQCKAMKHVQRTQENPPLYKTTYYGYHTCKSYIQSDTNWEPILSCHSSMLLSFDNNISNKQENLLPPSPPSPSLPLLISSKEDSIESIQDDNFPQNQLFPYENLQLCEFDVYTDYLTHGNILSLSESF is encoded by the exons ATGGAGAATCTTGGTTGGTTTCCTACAAATGGCAAAAAGGCAATGGAAGAAGAGCTTATTAGAGGACGTGACATGGCAAATCAATTACTAGAAGTACTTACTTTTGAAGATAAGTCTAATATTATTAGACAAGTCAAACGGTCAACCTCAAAATCATCAAAAGTGTTATCTAAAGATGTTGCTCAAGATCTTGTTCGAGAAGTGCTCAAATCATTGACAAATACACTTCTATATTTGAACAATAGAGAAGATTCAAATGATGATTCTATAGTAGTTAGAGATTTTTCTTTCTCAACCAATGGCCACAAGATGGAGGAGGATTTGGATGGAGCTTACATAGAACTTCAAACTCTCAACACCAAAAGTTCAAAGGGAACGAAAAAGAGAAA GTTATGTTCACCAACATGGGAGAAAACAACTTCAGTATTGATTGATGATGGTCATACATGGAGAAAATATGGACAGAAAATGATAACAAATACAAAATTCTTCAG GAGCTACTATAAATGCACAAACAACGATCAACAATGTAAAGCAATGAAACATGTTCAGAGAACTCAAGAGAATCCTCCATTATATAAAACTACATATTATGGTTATCACACTTGCAAAAGTTATATTCAATCAGATACAAATTGGGAACCAATTTTGTCATGTCACTCTTCTATGTTACTTAGTTTTGATAATAACATTTCAAATAAACAAGAAAATTTGTTACCGCCATCACCACCATCACCATCATTACCACTTCTTATATCTTCAAAAGAGGATTCCATCGAATCAATTCAAGATGATAATTTTCCTCAAAACCAATTGTTCCCTTATGAGAACCTCCAATTATGTGAATTCGATGTTTATACAGATTATTTGACACATGGCAATATTTTATCATTGAGTGAATCTTTTTAG